Genomic DNA from candidate division WOR-3 bacterium:
GAAGCTTTCGATGATCGAACCGTTCCACGAGTAGTGCTGAATAAGTCCGCCGTAAGCCGCGCCGCGCATCGTTGCACCGGAGTATACGCTGGGACGCCAGATGGTCGAATCAGGCATGAGATAGGGCACGTAGGCAACATTCGTGTTGCAGGTCCAGGATTTGACCGTAGCGCCGGAATTGTCAATTAGCTTCATTGTCGTGCTGTTCATGTTGTTGACCAGCGTCAGCCCGTCAAACGCCTGGGCTGACGCGAGCGATGGTAGGACAAGTAGTGTGAGGGTTAGGTATGCGGTCAGGCGGAATGCGGTCATTTCTCACCTCTTGGGTTTGGTTCTCATTCGGTCTTCGTGAGTTTGACGGTGCAGACCGACCCGGTGCCATCGGCCGGCCGGATGAACAGTTGTGCGAAATAGACGCCGGCCGGAATCTCACGCCGTCCGGCAGGAAAGATTACCTCATAGTGCCCCGGGCTCTGTTTGCGGTCAATGAGTGTTGTGCAGAGCCGGCCAGCGGCATCGAAGAGCGAGAGCAACACATGGCTTGTTGCTGGCAGAGCGTAGCGGATGACGGTTGACAATCGGAATGGATTCGGCTGTGCCGCAGGCTTGACGGCCATTGGCTTAGCCGACCCCTGGCAGATTCCAGCAAGGTCCAGTGGATACTTCATGGCCCGTGCGGTCTGGGTGCCGGTGTTGTATTGCCATACTACCTGCCTGTTAGGTGAGACTTCGACCAGCCGACCAGTGGTTCCGAGGGTTGCGAGTGTATTGCCGTTGGGCAGCCGGTAAGCGCCGCCAAGATGCTGGGAATAGAAGTTCGTGCCGTTGGAATACTGCCAGGTTGGTGTTCTGGGGCCGAATGCGGAATCCGGGTGGATGTAATAGTGGTCATTGGAGTCGAGCGGAGGCGTGATTTCGACGATTGACGACGAGTCAGCTGTGGTTCCGGGTCGGTCGCCGTTGTTGAGCACGAGGATATTGCCCGCGCCCGGCATCCCAGGCTGGACCCAGTTTGCGCCGTGCGCAACAAAGAAGACCTGGTCAGCCGTGGTTCCTCGGTCATAGACCTGGGGGTTGCCCCAGCGGTACAGGAAGTCGCCGCCCCTGCCGTGCCGGCCACCGGTATGGCCCCGTGCTTCTTCGGTCGTGGTGGAGTGGTCAATGACATAGAACTCGCTCAGGGTGTGCGAGGTAATGATTATCTCATCGCGTTCGACGTTGTAGTCAACCGCGT
This window encodes:
- a CDS encoding aryl-sulfate sulfotransferase is translated as MNQKRVNSRTTLILVVFLLPAVAFGQAFDGLTLYNPINNRTTYLKNNSGQTVNSWTSTNPCYIAYLLPDSTIWRMEVYSGSIMRGGPYGGLMTHYDWSHNLLESFLWSDSNHQQHHDINVMPNGHVLLIAWVRKSRAEGLAMGRLNLTGEIWPDEVIEWDPEADSVVWRWSFWDHLIQDVDPGKPNYGVVREHPELLDINQGTIQQGGDWMHCNAVDYNVERDEIIITSHTLSEFYVIDHSTTTEEARGHTGGRHGRGGDFLYRWGNPQVYDRGTTADQVFFVAHGANWVQPGMPGAGNILVLNNGDRPGTTADSSSIVEITPPLDSNDHYYIHPDSAFGPRTPTWQYSNGTNFYSQHLGGAYRLPNGNTLATLGTTGRLVEVSPNRQVVWQYNTGTQTARAMKYPLDLAGICQGSAKPMAVKPAAQPNPFRLSTVIRYALPATSHVLLSLFDAAGRLCTTLIDRKQSPGHYEVIFPAGRREIPAGVYFAQLFIRPADGTGSVCTVKLTKTE